TGGTCGGGCGGGTCTCCGGCGCCCAGCTCGCCGAGCTGGCCGACGTGGTCGAGGCGCACGGCAGCGACCGGGTGCGGCTCACCCCGTACCAGAAGCTGCTGGTGCTGGACGTGCCGGCGGAGCGGACCGACTCGCTGGTGACGGCGCTGCGCGGGATCGGTCTGGAGGCCCGGCCGTCGGCCTGGCGGCGCGGCACCATGGCCTGCACCGGCATCGAGTTCTGCAAGCTCGCCATCGTCGAGACCAAGGCGCGCGGTGAGGAGCTGGTGGCCCGGCTGGAGGAGCGGCTGCGCGAGTTCGACACGGACATCTCCATCCACCTCAACGGCTGCCCGAACGCCTGCGCCCGCACCCAGGTCGCCGACATCGGGCTCAAGGGCCAGCTCGTGGTCGGCCCGGACGGCCGCCAGGTCGAGGGCTTCCAGGTGCATCTCGGCGGTGGCCTGGGCATGGCACAGGGGCAGAGCGCCGGCTTCGGCCGCAAGCTGCGCGGTCTCAAGACCACCGCCGAGGAGCTTCCCGAGTACGTCGAGCGACTGGCCCGGGGCTACCTGGCCGGCCGCGCCGACGGGGAGACGTTCGCCAACTGGGTGATCCGGGTCGACGAGGAGGAACTCCGATGAGTGACACCCGTTCGGTGCCGCTGTACTGCCCGTACTGCGGCGAGGAGGACCTGCGGCCGAGCGAGGCCGGGCACGGCGCGTGGGAGTGCCACGCCTGCGCCCGCGTGTTCACCGTGCGGTTCACCGGCCTGCTCTCCCGGGCGGTGACCCGGTGACCGCGCCGGGCGGCCTGGTCTCGGCGGTGGGGCTCGGGCTGGTCGGGCCGGGGGCTCCCAGCCCGGTCGAGGCGGGCCGCCGGTCGCCGGTCGAGCTTCGGAAGCTGGCCGTGCGGGCCGCCCGGGAGCTGGCCGACGCGCCGGCCCTGGAGATCGCACGGTGGGCGGGGGACACCTTCGGTGACCGGTTCTGCGTGACCAGCTCGATGGCGGACGCGGTGGTGGCGCACCTGGTGTCCCGGGTCGTCCCCGGCGTCGAGGTGGTCTTCCTGGACACCGGGCTGCACTTCCCGGAGACGCTGCGGGTCCGTGACGAGGTGGCCCGCACCCTGCCGGTGACCGTACGGTCGATCCGGCCCCGGCTGACCGTCGGCCAGCAGGACGGCGAGTACGGCCCCCGGCTGTTCAACAGGTCCCCGGACGAGTGCTGCCGGCTGCGCAAGGTGGAGCCGTTGGAGCGGGCGCTGGCCTCGTACGACGCCTGGGCGACCGGGCTGCGTCGGGACGAGTCGCCGACCCGGGCGAACACCCCGGTCGTCGGGTACGACGAGCGTCGCCGCAAGGTGAAGGTCAATCCGATCGCGGCCTGGACCCAGGCCGAGGTGGACGCCTACGTCGCCCGGCACCGGGTGCCGGTGAACGAGCTGTTCCGCCAGGGCTACGGCTCGATCGGCTGCTGGCCGTGCACCCGCCGGACGAAGGCGGGCGAGGACCCGCGGGCCGGTCGCTGGGCGATGTTCGAGAAGACAGAGTGCGGACTGCACGTCTGACCGTCGGGGCGTCGGTCGAGCCGATCGTCCTGGTGGCGCACGGCAGTCGGG
The sequence above is a segment of the Micromonospora sp. WMMD882 genome. Coding sequences within it:
- a CDS encoding phosphoadenylyl-sulfate reductase; translated protein: MTAPGGLVSAVGLGLVGPGAPSPVEAGRRSPVELRKLAVRAARELADAPALEIARWAGDTFGDRFCVTSSMADAVVAHLVSRVVPGVEVVFLDTGLHFPETLRVRDEVARTLPVTVRSIRPRLTVGQQDGEYGPRLFNRSPDECCRLRKVEPLERALASYDAWATGLRRDESPTRANTPVVGYDERRRKVKVNPIAAWTQAEVDAYVARHRVPVNELFRQGYGSIGCWPCTRRTKAGEDPRAGRWAMFEKTECGLHV